In the genome of Gammaproteobacteria bacterium, one region contains:
- a CDS encoding type IV pilin protein produces the protein MLSHTPNLRRNHGFTLIELMTVVAILSLISIVAVPAYLNYARKAKRTDAVTLLQEAASKQERYYTTNNSYAKSMSQLGYSSDPVSTSSKAYTVSVTNVTPAGCTGLAGANACFTYTLTAAPVGSQGNDDCGSFTLNYLGTKGLQGNSPSVTVQDCWR, from the coding sequence ATGCTGTCCCATACGCCAAACCTGCGCCGCAACCATGGCTTCACCTTGATCGAGTTGATGACGGTGGTGGCCATTCTGTCCCTTATCTCGATTGTCGCTGTGCCGGCCTACCTAAACTACGCTCGCAAGGCCAAGCGCACCGACGCCGTTACGCTTTTGCAGGAAGCAGCGAGCAAACAGGAGCGTTATTACACCACCAATAATTCCTATGCCAAAAGCATGAGCCAGCTCGGCTACAGCAGCGATCCGGTCAGCACATCAAGCAAGGCATATACCGTTTCCGTAACTAATGTTACTCCCGCTGGTTGTACCGGGTTGGCTGGCGCCAACGCCTGTTTCACTTATACGCTTACCGCCGCCCCCGTTGGCAGCCAAGGCAATGACGACTGCGGCAGTTTTACCCTGAATTACCTCGGCACCAAGGGATTACAAGGCAATTCTCCTTCCGTAACCGTGCAGGATTGCTGGCGTTAA
- the ispH gene encoding 4-hydroxy-3-methylbut-2-enyl diphosphate reductase, translated as MDVLLANPRGFCAGVDRAIEIVERALEIYGAPIYVRHEVVHNRFVVDGLREKGAVFVEELDEVPDGATVIFSAHGVSQAVRHEAERRGLSVFDATCPLVTKVHLEVTRYCKEGRETVLIGHAGHPEVEGTMGQYDRSQGGEIYVTQTTLSMDDTADVIDALREAFPAIHGPRKDDICYATQNRQDAVKSLADECDLILVVGSPNSSNSNRLREIAQKRGTNAYLIDGPADIRDAWLSGKNHIGVTAGASAPEVLVKQVVEALRARGMDQVSEAKGREEHITFSLPNALRGD; from the coding sequence ATGGATGTCCTTCTCGCCAATCCGCGCGGTTTTTGCGCCGGTGTTGATCGTGCGATCGAGATTGTCGAACGCGCGCTGGAAATCTACGGCGCACCGATCTACGTACGCCACGAAGTGGTCCACAACCGGTTTGTGGTCGACGGCTTGCGGGAAAAGGGTGCTGTCTTCGTCGAGGAACTCGACGAGGTGCCCGATGGCGCAACGGTGATATTCAGTGCCCATGGTGTATCCCAGGCCGTGCGTCACGAGGCGGAACGGCGCGGCCTGAGCGTGTTCGACGCAACCTGCCCGCTGGTTACCAAGGTGCATCTCGAGGTCACCCGCTACTGCAAGGAAGGTCGGGAAACGGTGTTGATCGGCCACGCCGGCCATCCCGAAGTGGAAGGCACCATGGGGCAGTATGATCGGAGCCAGGGCGGGGAGATTTACGTGACCCAGACCACGCTGTCCATGGACGATACCGCCGATGTGATCGACGCATTGCGCGAGGCCTTTCCCGCCATTCACGGGCCGCGCAAGGATGATATCTGCTACGCCACGCAAAACCGCCAGGATGCCGTGAAATCACTGGCGGACGAGTGCGATCTGATTCTGGTTGTAGGTTCGCCCAACAGCTCGAATTCGAACCGATTGCGGGAGATTGCACAAAAACGCGGTACGAATGCTTACCTGATCGATGGCCCTGCGGATATCCGTGACGCGTGGCTTTCAGGTAAGAACCATATCGGCGTAACAGCCGGTGCGTCTGCGCCAGAGGTACTGGTGAAGCAGGTGGTGGAGGCGTTGCGAGCCAGAGGGATGGATCAGGTATCCGAGGCCAAAGGTCGCGAAGAGCACATTACCTTCAGTTTGCCAAACGCGTTGCGTGGTGACTAA